The Theileria annulata chromosome 3, complete sequence, *** SEQUENCING IN PROGRESS *** genome has a segment encoding these proteins:
- a CDS encoding uncharacterized protein (note;~Tap-24g11.q1c.C.cand.228 - score = 18.45), whose protein sequence is MDDMAEYRRRHREAYLKRVGLDTQQSSDKSSSSKQNINNIINYTHDNIKNTTNNKNNINIYDTYDTDEDRLMGKDRLMDNDRVMDKDRVMDDRVMNNDRVMGKRERDVELMEDEASLELAKKLQREFDSMEEVRKPDDSYKECLLSGPSDPINVIDENADMDLQRAIAKSLIDM, encoded by the coding sequence atGGATGATATGGCTGAATATCGTAGACGCCATAGAGAAGCGTATTTAAAAAGAGTTGGATTAGATACTCAACAATCTTCTGATAAATCATCTTCATCcaaacaaaatattaataatataattaattatacacatgataatataaaaaatacaacaaataacaaaaataatataaatatatatgataCCTATGATACAGATGAGGATAGACTAATGGGTAAGGATAGACTAATGGATAATGATAGAGTAATGGATAAAGATAGAGTAATGGATGATAGAGTAATGAATAATGATAGAGTAATGGGTAAGAGAGAAAGAGATGTAGAATTAATGGAAGATGAAGCATCATTAGAATTGGCAAAGAAATTACAGAGAGAATTTGATTCAATGGAAGAAGTAAGAAAACCAGATGATAGTTATAAAGAATGTTTATTATCTGGTCCATCAGATCCAATTAATGTTATCGATGAAAATGCTGATATGGACTTACAAAGAGCTATCGCAAAATCACTCATTGATATGTAA
- a CDS encoding uncharacterized protein (note;~Tap-24g11.q1c.cand.10 - score = 12.58;~9 probable transmembrane helices predicted for TA03435 by TMHMM2.0 at aa 7-29, 96-118, 194-216, 399-418, 438-460, 480-502, 507-529, 539-561 and 673-695) has product MVLIKNLNVYIIFLDMLLSFFGLYVTPIMYSLFNTASKSSLFQDRNFVTVDELLHSDLGLSTTIDLWDLILMFSHLLKYYKVEMSVGDSLLMNIRLFVVFIIFVLVTVFLFGLVIPAVDGDYKAEHKIKSNLFNQTLHFFIKLLQHFTKKNNTIDTIVTNKQLKNTWDKNENVEYVLKSVEEINSVDMFTMAKFTFIIGFFLIDIPFLMYRLYILIKYNVFSLLLYKNFMFLFLRPYRLNMSQLAERDTTKGYEHLLFTQTSNSINNSITHHTLLNNFQDDDPIDLLKKYDKTEKKIHKSVLTPILKQKTLIKRDQIKSDPTPFNFLNNSRLLNGKPGLPNGKSGLLSGKPGLLNGRTGLFGLKTRLFNDRTGLPNGKTRLFDKKDRLNMVKMMSRSKLIPMRSYPFTLILHHWVLFLFPKQRAEVTNFPKFITVKHIWSCIIVVFSNIIPRFIIVLLYLTQNIRSPREILVNSSNFEKILIEITLIFPIVTFIFSIKTCGIFDSAFLLFREIVSLLTFSTCLYSFKLLLETYKLYKHLYILLILIIKPLIIIFDFFIIFFQTINNSVKNNKFNSVNNSVNSSVKRNSVENSVENSVNSSVNNSIESLDYKSILLYKILKRSIGGIMLNSKICNDDIILMLKWHDKLFHSQWSEIIVSIPFKIICSCNLTSKISILILISDIIFSLIYCLMSQSARVLMLRKYEVNYIVMRVMKLDTNDWDDLDSPEHCITLAEVDKYINTQGLLSSPGLNLFGYRVLNKVPFV; this is encoded by the exons ATggtattaattaaaaatttaaatgtgtatataatttttttagatatgttattatcattttttggTTTATATGTAACACCGATAATGTATTCATTGTTTAATACTGCTTCGAAAAGTTCTTTATTTCAGGATCGGAATTTTGTTACTGTTGATGAACTTTTACATTCTGATCTTGGACTTTCTACTACTATTGATTTATGGGATCTTATTCTTATGTTTTCACATCTTTTAA AGTATTATAAAGTTGAAATGAGTGTTGGtgattcattattaatgaatattcgtttatttgttgtatttataatttttgtattaGTAACTGTTTTCTTATTTGGACTTGTAATTCCAGCAGTTGATGGTGATTATAAAGCTGAACATAAAATCAAATCAAATCTCTTTAATCAAACATTAcatttctttattaaacTATTACAACACTTTACCAAGaaaaataatactattgaTACAATTGTTActaataaacaattaaaaaatacttgGGATAAAAATG aaaatgTGGAATATGTATTGAAAAGTGTTGAGGAGATAAATTCGGTGGATATGTTTACAATGGCgaaatttacatttataattGGTTTTTTCTTGATTGATATTCCATTTCTCATGTATCGTTTATATATTCTCATCaaatataatgtattttcattattattgtataaaaattttatgttCCTATTCTTAAGACCTTATCGTCTTAATATGAGTCAACTTGCTGAACGTGATACTACTAAAGGTTATGAACATCTTTTATTCACACAAACTTctaattctattaataattccATTACACATCATActttgttaaataatttccAAGATGATGATCCAATAGATTTACTCAAGAAATATGACAAGACTGAGAAAAAAATACATAAATCAGTTCTTACACCTATTTTAAAACAGAAAACTCTTATTAAAAGAGATCAAATTAAATCTGATCCAACACCTTTCAATTTCTTAAATAATAGTAGATTACTCAATGGTAAACCTGGGTTACCTAACGGGAAATCTGGGTTGCTCAGTGGTAAACCCGGGTTACTCAATGGAAGAACCGGATTGTTTGGTCTTAAAACtagattatttaatgataGAACAGGATTACCAAATGGTAAAACTCgattatttgataaaaaggATAGATTAAATATGGTGAAGATGATGAGTAGAAGTAAATTGATACCGATGAGATCATATCCTtttacattaatattacatcattgggttttatttttgtttcCTAAACAAAGGGCTGAAGTCACGAATTTCCCTAAATTCATCACTGTAAAACATATTTGGAGTTGTATTATTGTAGTATTCTCCAATATCATACCTAGGTTCATTATAgttttgttatatttaacaCAGAATATACGTTCTCCTAGAGAAATTCTAGTAAATTCATCCAACTTTGAGAAGATTTTAATTgaaataacattaatatttccaattgttacatttattttctcAATAAAAACTTGTGGAATCTTTGATTCAgcatttttattatttagagAAATTGTCAGCctattaacattttcaacttgtctatattcatttaaattattattagaaacTTATAAACTCTATAAacatttgtatatattattaattctaataattaaaccattgattataatttttgattttttcattatttttttccaaactattaataattccgttaaaaataataaatttaattccGTAAATAATTCGGTTAATAGTTCGGTTAAACGTAATTCTGTTGAAAATTCTGTTGAAAATTCGGTTAATAGTTCGGTTAATAATTCTATTGAAAGTTTGGATTATAAAagtattttattatataaaatattaaagagATCAATTGGTGGAATAATGTTGAATAGTAAAATATGTAATGatgatataatattaatgttgAAATGGcatgataaattattccaTTCACAATGGTCTGAAATTATAGTTTCAATaccatttaaaataatttgtagtTGTAACTTAACTTCTAAAATTTccatattaattttaatttccgatataatattttcattaatttattgtcTAATGTCACAATCTGCACGTGTCTTAATGTTAAGGAAATATGaagttaattatattgtaATGAGAGTTATGAAATTAGATACAAATGATTGGGATGATTTAGATAGTCCTGAACATTGTATTACACTTGCAGaagttgataaatatattaatacacaAGGACTTTTATCATCACCCG gactaaatttatttggtTACAGAGTATTAAACAAAGTCCCGTTTGTTTAA
- a CDS encoding uncharacterized protein (note;~Tap-24g11.q1c.C.cand.229 - score = 13.66;~Signal peptide predicted for TA03540 by SignalP 2.0 HMM (Signal peptide probability 1.000, signal anchor probability 0.000) with cleavage site probability 0.953 between residues 17 and 18) translates to MKFVILALLALASGLHAAELDLKPLKFVLFGKHGEGDKVTFTAGTCPLTLPDTVFLHKTFKKGDNFFTWVRPVHGKVHKLVCGSVGVWEAAAGEVLVDLHFVGKPAGDKLLHLELFHPAVGSHHLFLKFAAGGALEAHLGMAAFVVGVHGLVADLHKLEGLPAHPLVHALAAHAAHLAHVAGAAKDGLSVAGGVAL, encoded by the coding sequence ATGAAGTTTGTGATATTAGCTTTACTTGCTTTGGCATCTGGTCTTCATGCCGCAGAATTGGACTTAAAGCCATTGAAGTTTGTCCTTTTTGGAAAGCATGGTGAAGGAGATAAAGTCACTTTTACTGCTGGTACATGCCCACTCACTCTTCCCGACACTGTATTCCTTCACAAGACCTTTAAGAAGGGAGACAATTTCTTCACATGGGTTAGACCAGTACACGGTAAGGTTCATAAATTAGTATGCGGTTCCGTTGGTGTTTGGGAAGCTGCCGCTGGTGAAGTACTAGTTGACTTGCACTTTGTAGGTAAACCTGCTGGTGATAAGCTTCTTCACTTGGAACTTTTCCACCCAGCTGTTGGTTCACATCACCTATTCCTTAAATTCGCTGCCGGTGGTGCTCTTGAAGCTCATCTTGGTATGGCAGCCTTTGTAGTTGGTGTTCATGGATTGGTCGCTGATCTCCATAAACTTGAAGGTCTTCCCGCACATCCACTTGTCCATGCTTTGGCTGCTCATGCTGCACATCTTGCTCATGTTGCTGGTGCTGCTAAGGATGGTCTTAGTGTTGCTGGTGGTGTTGCCCTCTAa
- a CDS encoding uncharacterized protein (note;~Tap-24g11.q1c.C.cand.227 - score = 63.03) translates to MLNKKCLGIDYKNICNEVFNEVNSILSLWNNRNNNMKSSKYFNDDLLLKLASKHYGINNPDDFLYNSIKLHKSTNKLIYEDFPINYNINTMNINSNKDKNSMNSKKDKDSMNSKMDVRDVRDMRDNDIWLGYNKYLSFINISIYYSKFFTHNFDSVTGSGTKDSTTEGTTECTTECTEENITTNTTLGKGANSTLMECTPGKGANFTAIECTMGKGANSMLMECTTEKNINEIAVVTKSGESSTFSEESMSKDIKGSEDIEVGPFGAAVGPSTVTEEKEYTIFIYPYMRKTSRIIIESLNKMTNVLSYNDLTSIIYVCGSTGSSRLLSFLSNLINNSINYFNFYNINTTLWPWVGSSNTVLGQTASNGPEDSTVVPGSSTTESTNNLTTNSTKNSSTITTSTEDTTTVGASTVTEGKGANSTLMECTSEENLNEIAVVTNFGESSTFLDTVTTGKGANFMGTECTMGKGANSMGMECTTSNSEDSKGVLGKGANTVGAVIGREPDTVTENIQMLSKKLNILLDIMFINKIINYKIDNEDNFYEFIENLLKNYESNINSHTHIHTHTNTDISTITHSNLHTNLHTNLHTNNDTNTITTVGASTLMDNIILEKIICLLIFKGRIGGLSNGEIRIFSDFICDRLHRINLKIISNLVLALGYSKSLDEFWMYTISKYIINSITVLGQTASNGPDSNGPEVSTVVLGTNSTTGTVGASTVTEGKGANDTFSTTRKGANDTFSTTGKGANDTFDTTGKGANFTATECTSGKGANFTAIECTPGKGANSMGMECITEKNLNKIAVVTKSGESVTNSRSTVGIEGAPIGAVGEGVSTKETPFGAGTKGVSEKLGCREPDTVTELDEEDIVMIMDGYSNAGLEDYNFYTKICNYIKNKFENYTIENQNIIIKSLAKIRHQNHLLIQKYINSLFKYINSYNLLNKEKGSREDLSSKGTKGSLEDLSSKESLVNLRSKEILMKKEENMRKEENMRKLDENLRKEENMKKLDKIIGISIISIFDLDYKIENIDILWKLLSLKIKDSYDICTISWLPIVIINFPVSTLRCLVTRPPVPSLKGFP, encoded by the exons atgtTGAATAAAAAGTGTTTAGGAATAGATTATAAGAATATATGTAATGAAGTGTTTAATGAAGTGAATAgtatattatcattatgGAATAATcgtaataataatatgaaatcttctaaatattttaatgatgatttattattaaaacttGCTTCGAAACATTATGGAATTAATAATCCTGATGATTTTCTATATAATTCCattaaattacataaatCTACCAATAAACTTATTTATGAAGATTTTCCAAtcaattataatattaatactatgaatattaatagtaataaGGATAAGAATAGTATGAATAGTAAGAAGGATAAGGATAGTATGAATAGTAAGATGGATGTGAGAGATGTGAGAGATATGAGAGATAATGATATTTGGTTaggatataataaatatttatcatttattaatatttctatttattattctaaattttttactcATAATTTTGATTCCGTTACGGGGTCAGGTACGAAGGATAGTACTACTGAAGGTACTACAGAATGTACTACAGAATGTactgaagaaaatattacTACTAACACTACcctgggaaagggagctaattctacccTTATGGAATGTAcccctggaaagggagctaattttacagctatagagtgtactatgggaaagggagcaAATTCTATGcttatggagtgtactactgagaaaaatattaatgaaattgctgttgtCACTAAATCTGGGGAGTCGAGTACTTTTTCTGAGGAAAGTATGAGTAAGGATATTAAGGGTAGTGAGGATATTGAGGTAGGCCCTTTCGGGGCTGCcgttggaccaagcaccgtaacggaagaaaaagaatatacaatatttatatatccATATATGCGTAAAACATcaagaataataatagaatCATTGAATAAAATGACAAATGTATTATCATATAATGATTTAACAagtataatttatgtttgTGGTTCTACTGGTAGTAGTCGattattatcatttctatctaatttaattaataattctattaattattttaatttttataatattaatactactTTATGGCCTTGGGTTGGTTCTTCCAatacggtgcttggtcaaacgGCCAGTAATGGACCTGAGGATAGTACTGTAGTACCTGGTAGTAGTACTACTGAAAGTACTAATAACCTAACTACCAACAGTACTAAGAATAGTAGTACTATCACTACCAGTACTGAGGATACTACTActgttggagcaagcaccgttactgagggaaagggagctaattctacccttatggagtgtactagtgaggaaaatttgaatgaaattgctgttgtaactaaTTTTGGGGAGTCGAGTACTTTTTTGGATACTGTTACtacgggaaagggagctaattttatgggTACAGAGTGTACcatgggaaagggagctaattctatgggtatGGAATGTACTACTAGTAATAGTGAGGATAGTAAGGGAGTTCttggaaagggagctaataCTGTGGGAGCTGTTATTGGCCGTGAAcctgacaccgtaacggagaatatacaaatgttaagtaaaaaattgaatatattattagatataatgtttataaataaaataataaattataaaattgataatgaagataatttttatgaatTCATTGAAAAtctattaaaaaattatgaatcCAATATTAATTCACATACACACATACATACACACACTAATACTGACATTAGTACAATTACACACAGTAATTTACACACTAACTTACACACTAACTTACACACTAATAATGacactaatactattactacAGTAGGAGCAAGCACCCTAATggataatattattttggAGAAGATAATAtgtttattaatatttaaaggtAGAATTGGTGGATTAAGTAATGGTGAGATTAGAATTTTTAGTGATTTTATTTGTGATAGACTTCATCgtattaatttgaaaattatttccaATCTTGTATTAGCACTTGGTTATTCTAAATCACTTGATGAATTCTGGATGTATACTAtttctaaatatattattaattccataacggtgcttggtcaaacgGCCAGTAATGGTCCTGATAGTAATGGACCTGAGGTTAGTACAGTAGTACTTGGTACCAACAGTACTACAGGTACCGTaggagcaagcaccgtaactgagggaaagggagctaatgaCACTTTTAGTACTACCagaaagggagctaatgaCACTTTTAGTACTaccggaaagggagctaatgaCACTTTTGATACTaccggaaagggagctaattttacagccacCGAGTGTACCtccggaaagggagctaattttacagctataGAGTGTACcccgggaaagggagctaattctatgggtatGGAGTGTATTACTGAgaaaaatttgaataaaattgCTGTTGTCACTAAATCTGGGGAGTCGGTTACTAATTCTAGGAGTACTGTAGGTATTGAGGGAGCCCCTATCGGGGCTGTTGGAGAGGGAGTTAGTACTAAGGAAACCCCTTTCGGGGCTGGTACTAAGGGAGTTAGTGAGAAACTTGGTTGCCGTGAAcctgacaccgtaacggagttagatgaagaagatatAGTAATGATAATGGATGGATATTCAAATGCAGGATTAGaagattataatttttatacaaaaatatgtaattatataaagaataaatttgaaaattatacaatagaaaatcaaaatataataataaaatcattagCGAAAATCAGACATCAAAATCATTTACtaatacaaaaatatattaattcattatttaaatatattaattcatataatttat taaataaaGAGAAAGGAAGTAGAGAGGATTTAAGTAGTAAAGGGACTAAAGGTAGTTTAGAGGATTTAAGTAGTAAAGAGAGTTTAGTAAATTTACGAAGTaaagaaattttaatgaagaAAGAGGAAAATATGagaaaagaagaaaatatgAGAAAATTGGATGAGAATTTGagaaaagaagaaaatatgaagaaattagataaaataattggtataagtataataagtatatttgatttggattataaaattgaaaatattgatattttatggaaattattatcattaaaaattaaagattcTTATGATATTTGTACTATTAGTTGGTTACcaattgttattattaattttccGGTATCTacattacggtgcttggtcacacGGCCACCCGTACCCTCCCTAAAGGGGTTCCCTTAG
- a CDS encoding Fumarate hydratase class I, putative (note;~Tap-24g11.q1c.C.cand.230 - score = 12.58), which produces MTIFMNFVKNINSCLYRNLIKNMFQNPCQNCKCNSSNSSLICSNFTTNRYFSNTLVEYNNKFVELFPKNSENDTVKFKRLDDLSKLLRLNESNLVKSDGTNLKFLNVPPEVLTQLTSLAFTEIMHFLRTEHLAQLRKVFDDPESSDNDRFVSMQLLKNACISAGKYFFLLILLYRVLPGCQDTGTAIVIGKRGNNIFSENDTNSITKGIYNCYINKNFRYSQMSALNMYEEVNTRCNLPAQVELYSQDGIDYEFLFIAKGGGSANKTFLYQQTKSILNEKMLIEFLMEQIKTIGTSACPPYHLAIVIGGLSAEMTLKTVKLASCKYLDNLPTEGNLFGNAFRDLDFEQTILQKTREIGIGAQFGGKYFCHDVRIIRLPRHGASCPIGIGVSCSADRQVLAKINPTGGLLIIFQYFLVYLEELEHDPAQFLPTIGHVPNTKEINIDLTIGMEKVLEQVRKFPVKTRLLLNGPLIVARDIAHAMIVEQFDKTGQLPNYIKDFPIYYAGPAKRPDGYVSGSFGPTTAGRMDSYASKLMEHGASLITLAKGNRSRSFVNACKKFGGVYLGSVGGPAALIAEDCIESVEVVDFPQLGMEAVHKILVKNFPAFVVVDSKGNDFYSQWS; this is translated from the exons ATGACaatttttatgaattttgttaaaaatataaattcttgtctttatagaaatttaattaaaaatatgttCCAAAACCCTTGTCAAAATTGTAAATGCAATTCCTCAAACTCATCCTTAATTTGTTCTAATTTTACTACGAATCGTTATTTTAGTAATACATTAGTCgagtataataataagttTGTGGAACTTTTCCCTAAAAACTCTGAAAATGATACTGTAAAATTCAAGCGACTGGATGATTtgagtaaattattaaggCTAAATGAGTCAAATTTAGTAAAATCCGATGGTACAAATTTAAAGTTTTTAAATGTTCCACCTGAAGTTTTGACTCAATTAACTTCTCTTGCCTTTACAGAAATTATGCATTTCTTAAGAACTGAACATTTGGCACAACTCAGGAAAGTATTTGATGATCCAGAATCAAGTGATAATGATCGATTTGTATCAATGCAATTACTTAAAAATGCTTGTATATCTGCTGGaaagtatttttttctaCTCATATTATTGTATAGAGTATTGCCTGGATGTCAAGATACTGGTACTGCAATTGTTATTGGGAAACGTGGTAACAATATTTTTAGTGAAAATGATACCAATTCTATTACTAAAGGAATATATAACtgttatataaataaaaattttag ATATAGTCAAATGTCAGCATTAAATATGTATGAAGAAGTGAATACAAGATGTAATTTACCAGCTCAAGTAGAACTTTATTCACAAGATGGAATAgattatgaatttttatttatagCTAAAGGTGGTGGTTCTGCTAATAAAACTTTTTTATATCAACAAACTAAA tcaatattaaatgaaaagatgttaattgaatttttaatgGAACAAATAAAAACTATTGGTACATCAGCTTGTCCACCATATCATTTAGCAATTGTAATAG GTGGTTTATCAGCTGAAATGACATTAAAAACAGTAAAACTTGCTAGTTGTAAATATTTGGATAATTTACCAACTGAAGGAAATTTATTTGGTAATGCATTTAGAGACTTGGATTTCGAACAAACGATTTTACAA aaAACAAGAGAAATTGGGATAGGTGCTCAATTTGGTGGTAAATATTTTTGTCATGATGTTAGAATTATACGTTTACCAAGACATGGGGCCTCTTGTCCAATAG GAATTGGAGTATCTTGTTCAGCGGATAGACAAGTTTTGGCTAAGATAAATCCTACCGGAggtttattaattatatttcaatattttttagtatatttaGAAGAATTAGAACATGATCCAGCACAATTCCTACCAACAATAGGACATGTACCAAATACTAAAG agataaatattgatttaacAATTGGTATGGAAAAGGTATTGGAACAAGTTCGTAAATTTCCAGTCAAGACgagattattattaaatggaCCATTAATTGTTGCTCGTGATATTGCTCATGCTATGATTGTTGAACAATTTGATAAAACTGGACAATtaccaaattatattaaagatTTTCCAATATATTATGCGG GACCTGCAAAAAGACCTGATGGATATGTAAGTGGATCATTTGGTCCAACAACTGCTGGTCGAATGGATAGTTATGCATCGAAGTTGATGGAACATGGAGCGTCTCTGATAACGTTGGCAAAAGGGAACCGATCACGTTCATTTGTAAACGCATGTAAAAAGTTTGGAGGAGTTTATTTGGGATCTGTTGGAGGACCGGCAGCACTTATCGCAGAAGATTGTATAGAGTCAGTGGAAGTTGTTGACTTTCCACAATTAGGAATGGAAGCAGtacataaaatattagtCAAAAATTTCCCAGCATTTGTAGTAGTCGATTCTAAAGGAAATGATTTTTATTCACAATGgtcataa
- a CDS encoding uncharacterized protein (note;~Tap-24g11.q1c.C.cand.226 - score = 20.08): MKFTISNIHTSNTHTSNTLNTKSNTLNTTGPSATLNTTGPSGTLNTTGLSGTNTIGIVNSIGIDIFEKEEVKKLNKEIIKEFRQDIKLINENNIIPCKNKLIKPNYQFNINKQLNYGLNFINTNEQEKKREEEKEVLEKGGEVEGLEEKEVLEVEKVEKELLEEEERLYEKLFNIKKNNIKLIKKNKELEKNNLDKNLENKNNLESINNVENIKKILKLDKRQYEKVPVENFGIQMLMGMGYNPKINKENNKKYIKRIYEKGGLGTDIIMENNMKLTKITKNN, from the coding sequence atgaaatttaCTATATCCAATATTCATACCTCTAATACTCATACCTctaatacccttaatacTAAGAGtaatacccttaatacTACTGGCCCATCTGCTACTCTTAATACTACTGGTCCATCTGGTACCCTTAATACTACTGGCCTATCtggtactaatactattggtattgttaatagtattggaattgatatatttgaaaaagaagaagtaaaaaaattgaataaagaaataataaaagagTTTAGACaagatataaaattaattaatgaaaataatataattccatgtaaaaataaattaattaaaccaaattatcaatttaatattaataaacaattaaattatggtcttaattttataaatactaATGAACAAGAGAAGAAGCGAGAGGAGGAGAAGGAGGTATTAGAGAAGGGAGGGGAGGTAGAAGGCTTAGAGGAGAAGGAGGTACTGGAGGTAGAGAAGGTAGAGAAAGAACTACtagaagaagaagaaagattatatgaaaaattatttaatataaagaaaaataatataaaattaattaaaaaaaataaagaattagaaaaaaataatttggataaaaatttggaaaataaaaataatttggaaagtataaataatgtcgaaaatataaagaaaatattaaaattggaTAAAAGACAATATGAAAAAGTACCAGTAGAAAATTTTGGAATACAAATGTTAATGGGAATGGGTTATAATCccaaaattaataaagaaaataataaaaaatatattaaaagaatttatgaaaaagGTGGATTAGGTACTGATATAATtatggaaaataatatgaaattaaccaaaataactaaaaataattaa